Proteins co-encoded in one Pseudomonas beijingensis genomic window:
- a CDS encoding DUF3426 domain-containing protein, translating into MTDSFVTQCPHCHTRFRVSHAQLSVARGVVRCGSCLQVFNAARQLLEQRTAKQTAAVAPPAKPAADAPPRAISQKQWSAAELDLDDLDKELARLERRDNRAPGNAGRRREDNLSAQRDSHSSEQQAWPDSLYSETSSEHVETVLDTPFEPFEPHEPARPPRTEPSLSLALEPLEPDDEPAAPLHLAPDDEPDEHLERLSATDDHDDEPERPLPLRKSRERQEPGIRAEALHDLDDDPLQLDWRKRRSPWGRRLLWALLILLAAAALGGQYIAYHFEELARQDQYRPWFLQICPTIGCDVPSKVDIAKIKSSNLVVRSHPEFSGALIVDAIIYNRAPFSQPFPLLELRFADLNGHLIASRRFKPGEYLGGDLEGRGEMPPQTPIHIALDILDPGPKAVNYSLSFHSPE; encoded by the coding sequence ATGACTGACAGCTTCGTCACCCAGTGCCCGCATTGCCACACCCGTTTTCGCGTCAGCCATGCTCAATTGAGCGTGGCCCGCGGGGTGGTTCGTTGCGGCTCGTGCCTGCAAGTGTTCAATGCCGCCCGACAGTTGCTGGAACAACGCACAGCCAAGCAAACGGCGGCTGTCGCGCCACCCGCCAAGCCGGCCGCCGACGCCCCGCCCCGGGCGATCAGCCAGAAACAATGGAGCGCCGCCGAGCTGGATCTGGATGACCTGGACAAGGAACTGGCGCGCCTGGAGCGACGTGATAATCGCGCCCCGGGCAATGCCGGCCGGCGTCGGGAAGACAACCTGAGCGCGCAACGCGATTCGCACTCCAGCGAACAGCAAGCCTGGCCCGACAGCCTGTACAGCGAAACCTCGAGCGAACACGTCGAAACCGTCCTCGATACCCCCTTCGAACCGTTCGAGCCCCACGAGCCGGCCCGACCACCGCGTACCGAACCGTCCCTGTCCCTGGCCCTCGAACCGCTGGAACCGGACGACGAACCGGCCGCCCCGCTCCACCTCGCGCCGGACGACGAGCCCGACGAACACCTCGAGCGGCTGTCCGCTACCGATGACCACGACGATGAGCCCGAGCGACCGCTGCCACTGCGCAAGTCACGGGAACGCCAGGAGCCGGGGATACGCGCCGAGGCCCTCCACGACCTGGACGACGACCCGCTGCAACTGGATTGGCGCAAGCGCCGCTCACCCTGGGGCCGACGCCTGTTGTGGGCCCTGCTGATACTGCTCGCCGCCGCTGCCCTGGGCGGCCAGTACATCGCCTACCATTTCGAAGAACTGGCCCGCCAGGACCAGTACCGGCCGTGGTTCCTGCAAATCTGCCCGACCATCGGCTGCGACGTACCGTCCAAGGTCGACATCGCCAAGATCAAAAGCAGCAACCTGGTGGTGCGCAGCCATCCGGAGTTCAGCGGCGCCCTGATAGTGGACGCGATCATCTACAACCGTGCGCCCTTCTCCCAACCTTTTCCGTTGCTGGAGCTGCGCTTTGCCGATCTCAACGGGCACCTGATCGCCAGCCGTCGCTTCAAGCCCGGGGAATACCTGGGCGGCGATCTCGAGGGCCGCGGCGAAATGCCGCCACAGACGCCCATCCACATCGCGCTGGATATCCTCGACCCCGGGCCCAAGGCGGTGAACTACAGCCTGAGCTTTCATTCCCCCGAGTGA
- the prmA gene encoding 50S ribosomal protein L11 methyltransferase, translated as MPWLQVRLAISPEQAETYEDAFLEVGAVSVTFMDAEDQPIFEPELNTTPLWSHTHLLALFEGGTEAASVLAHLELLTGSPLPEHHSEVIEDQDWERSWMDNFQPMRFGQRLWIVPSWHAAPEPDAVNLLLDPGLAFGTGTHPTTALCLEWLDGQDLKGCNVLDFGCGSGILAIAALLLGAREAVGTDIDVQALEASRDNAGRNNIAETLFPLYLPQDLPQVQADVLVANILAGPLVSLAPQLSSLVKSGGRLALSGILAEQGEEVAAAYAADFDLDPIANRDGWVRITGRRR; from the coding sequence ATGCCTTGGCTGCAAGTACGCCTGGCCATCAGCCCGGAACAAGCCGAAACCTACGAAGACGCGTTTCTTGAAGTAGGCGCTGTATCGGTAACCTTCATGGACGCCGAAGACCAGCCGATCTTCGAGCCGGAGCTCAATACCACCCCGCTGTGGTCCCACACCCACCTGCTGGCCCTGTTCGAAGGCGGCACCGAGGCGGCCAGCGTACTGGCCCATCTCGAGCTGCTGACCGGCAGCCCGCTGCCCGAGCATCACAGCGAAGTGATCGAGGACCAGGATTGGGAACGCAGCTGGATGGACAACTTCCAGCCGATGCGTTTCGGCCAGCGCCTGTGGATCGTTCCGAGCTGGCATGCCGCGCCAGAGCCGGACGCGGTCAACCTGCTGCTGGACCCGGGCCTGGCGTTCGGCACCGGCACCCACCCGACCACCGCGCTGTGCCTGGAATGGCTCGACGGCCAGGACCTGAAGGGTTGCAACGTACTCGATTTCGGCTGTGGCTCGGGGATCCTGGCGATTGCCGCGCTCCTGCTGGGCGCCCGGGAAGCAGTTGGCACCGACATCGATGTCCAGGCCCTGGAAGCCTCCCGCGACAACGCCGGGCGCAACAACATCGCCGAAACCCTGTTCCCGCTGTACTTGCCCCAGGACCTGCCACAGGTCCAGGCCGACGTGCTGGTGGCCAATATCCTGGCCGGCCCGCTGGTGTCCCTGGCGCCGCAACTATCGAGCCTGGTCAAGTCGGGCGGACGCCTGGCGCTGTCGGGCATCCTCGCCGAACAGGGTGAAGAAGTCGCTGCCGCTTATGCCGCGGACTTTGACCTGGACCCGATCGCCAATCGCGATGGCTGGGTGCGCATCACCGGACGTCGGCGCTAG
- the accC gene encoding acetyl-CoA carboxylase biotin carboxylase subunit encodes MTAKLEKVLIANRGEIALRILRACKEMGIKTVAVYSKADKELMHLGLADESVCIGPASAAHSYLHIPAIIAAAEVTGATAIHPGYGFLAENADFAEQVENSGFAFIGPKADTIRLMGDKVSAKHAMIAAGVPTVPGSDGPLPEDEETALRIGREVGYPVIIKAAGGGGGRGMRVVHKEEDLISSAKLTRSEAGAAFGNPMVYLEKFLTNPRHVEVQVLSDGQGQAIHLGDRDCSLQRRHQKVLEEAPAPGIDEQARQEVLARCVKACIDIGYRGAGTFEFLYENGRFYFIEMNTRVQVEHPVSEMVTGIDIVKEMLSIAAGNKLSFTQDDVVIRGHSLECRINAEDPKTFMPSPGTVKHFHAPGGNGVRVDSHLYSGYAVPPNYDSLIGKLITYGATREEAMARMRNALDEIVVDGIKTNIPLHRDLVRDEGFCKGGVNIHYLEHKLAGQH; translated from the coding sequence ATGACTGCGAAGTTGGAAAAAGTCCTGATCGCTAACCGCGGTGAGATTGCCCTGCGGATTCTGCGTGCCTGCAAAGAGATGGGCATCAAGACCGTCGCCGTTTACTCCAAGGCCGACAAAGAACTGATGCACCTGGGCCTGGCGGACGAATCCGTCTGCATCGGTCCGGCGTCGGCTGCGCACTCCTACCTGCATATCCCGGCGATCATCGCTGCTGCCGAAGTGACCGGCGCCACCGCCATTCACCCGGGCTACGGTTTCCTGGCGGAAAACGCCGACTTCGCCGAACAGGTGGAAAACTCCGGTTTTGCCTTCATTGGCCCGAAAGCCGACACCATTCGCCTGATGGGCGACAAGGTTTCGGCCAAGCACGCCATGATCGCTGCTGGCGTACCGACCGTTCCGGGTTCCGACGGCCCACTGCCTGAAGACGAAGAAACCGCTTTGCGCATCGGTCGCGAAGTCGGTTATCCGGTGATCATCAAGGCCGCTGGCGGCGGCGGTGGTCGCGGCATGCGTGTGGTACACAAGGAAGAAGACCTGATTTCCTCGGCGAAACTGACCCGCTCCGAAGCAGGCGCGGCGTTCGGCAACCCGATGGTCTATCTGGAAAAATTCCTGACCAACCCACGTCACGTCGAAGTCCAGGTGCTGTCCGACGGCCAGGGCCAGGCCATCCACCTGGGCGACCGCGATTGCTCGCTGCAACGTCGTCACCAGAAGGTCCTCGAAGAAGCGCCGGCACCGGGCATCGACGAGCAGGCTCGCCAGGAAGTCCTGGCGCGTTGCGTCAAGGCCTGTATCGACATCGGCTATCGCGGCGCCGGTACCTTCGAGTTCCTGTACGAGAACGGTCGTTTCTACTTCATCGAAATGAACACCCGTGTTCAGGTGGAGCACCCGGTTTCGGAAATGGTCACCGGCATCGACATCGTCAAGGAGATGCTCAGCATCGCCGCCGGCAACAAGTTGTCGTTCACCCAGGATGACGTGGTCATCCGCGGTCACTCGCTGGAATGCCGGATCAATGCCGAAGACCCGAAAACCTTCATGCCTAGCCCAGGCACGGTCAAGCATTTCCATGCCCCGGGCGGCAATGGCGTTCGCGTCGACTCGCACCTGTACAGCGGTTATGCCGTTCCGCCGAACTACGATTCGCTGATCGGCAAGCTGATCACCTACGGGGCGACTCGTGAAGAAGCCATGGCGCGCATGCGCAATGCGCTGGACGAAATCGTGGTAGACGGGATCAAGACCAACATCCCGCTGCACCGCGACCTCGTTCGTGACGAAGGTTTCTGCAAAGGCGGCGTCAACATCCACTACTTGGAACACAAGCTAGCCGGTCAACACTGA
- the accB gene encoding acetyl-CoA carboxylase biotin carboxyl carrier protein has protein sequence MDIRKVKKLIELLEESGIDELEIKEGEESVRISRHSKTPAQQFYAPAPMQAPAAAPAPAAAPVAAAAPAAPAAPTLNGTVARSPMVGTFYRKSSPSSPSFVEVGQTVKKGDTLCIVEAMKMMNHIEAETSGVIESILVEDGQPVEYDQPLFTIV, from the coding sequence ATGGATATCCGTAAAGTTAAGAAATTGATCGAATTGCTGGAAGAGTCCGGCATCGACGAGCTTGAGATCAAGGAAGGCGAAGAGTCCGTACGCATCAGCCGCCACAGCAAGACCCCGGCCCAGCAGTTCTATGCACCGGCCCCGATGCAAGCTCCGGCCGCCGCGCCTGCTCCAGCAGCAGCCCCGGTTGCCGCCGCAGCGCCAGCCGCACCGGCAGCACCAACGTTGAACGGCACAGTCGCTCGTTCGCCAATGGTGGGCACGTTCTATCGCAAGTCTTCGCCCTCCTCGCCGTCCTTCGTTGAAGTCGGCCAGACCGTGAAGAAAGGCGACACTCTGTGCATCGTCGAAGCCATGAAGATGATGAACCACATCGAAGCTGAAACCAGCGGTGTGATCGAGTCCATCCTCGTCGAAGACGGCCAGCCGGTTGAGTACGACCAACCGCTGTTCACCATCGTTTGA
- the aroQ gene encoding type II 3-dehydroquinate dehydratase — protein sequence MATLLVLHGPNLNLLGTREPGVYGAVTLAQINQDLEQRARNAGHHLLYLQSNAEYELIDRIHAARGEGVDFILINPAAFTHTSVALRDALLAVSIPFIEVHLSNVHKREPFRHHSYFSDVAVGVICGLGASGYRLALEAALEQLERQAPA from the coding sequence ATGGCGACCCTATTGGTCCTGCACGGACCCAACCTGAACCTGCTGGGCACCCGTGAACCGGGCGTCTACGGCGCCGTGACACTGGCCCAGATCAACCAGGACCTGGAACAGCGGGCCCGCAACGCCGGCCATCATTTGCTCTACCTGCAAAGCAACGCCGAATATGAATTGATCGACCGCATCCATGCCGCGCGTGGCGAAGGCGTGGATTTCATTTTGATCAATCCAGCAGCTTTTACACATACAAGTGTCGCATTACGTGACGCGCTGCTGGCGGTGAGCATCCCATTCATCGAAGTGCACTTGTCCAACGTGCACAAACGCGAACCTTTCCGCCATCACTCCTACTTCTCCGATGTAGCAGTGGGAGTGATCTGCGGCCTTGGCGCCAGCGGTTACCGACTGGCCCTGGAGGCCGCCCTAGAACAGCTTGAAAGACAGGCACCCGCTTGA
- a CDS encoding methyl-accepting chemotaxis protein, which translates to MRLKLLTNLNTLLLVAVCLGLGATLWWSQIALERPYLLMERYLGLSRQFQGDVARNVEDYLASGDALRLSAATQALETLQKDLDQFPPELAQTLRPSLSNLEGFSKTDLLAAGKLAGDPQALLLQAERELSASLDQLAQYANGAPAYLPPLFAASQHLGRLSLTRDKLVSSGRSELAADVERELASIRVEAERLDSLPLLGVTVSSESGSDDFAALMGLETQEKTVAEDAGIALKRELNSLLGRYPAELTRTRELIQKRTELSNATHLKIADVQTAIDTLEPAVRAQHGQIQGEVRMIQGVMIGLILLIALLIDTLQRRLARTLTHLAPALSTWAEGDFSRDIHVGASNREMQDIGASLNRLRAYLVDLVGTIRVNAEQVAGSSRALAELSGELHSGAEHQAGDTALIRDSLSELEATIQQVAGDASQAADASRSAGQAVEQGQKVIGLSLTGLHALVGEVQGNAQMIEQLAEESATIGGVLTVIRSIADQTNLLALNAAIEAARAGEMGRGFAVVAEEVRSLAQRTAGATAEIQTLIARLQLAARQSVDGMRAQVEHAEATANQAQAADGALDEIVGAIQTISDTAVRIADVTAQQSGAVSEIRDHSERIHQLGGDNLLRIGQGREQGDNLLVLGGRLHTAVQAFRV; encoded by the coding sequence ATGCGCCTGAAGCTGCTGACCAATCTCAACACCCTCCTTTTAGTCGCCGTGTGCCTGGGCCTTGGGGCTACCCTGTGGTGGTCGCAGATCGCCCTGGAACGGCCTTACTTGCTGATGGAGCGCTACCTGGGCCTGTCGCGGCAGTTCCAGGGCGACGTGGCGCGCAACGTCGAGGACTACCTGGCCAGCGGCGACGCCTTGCGCCTGAGCGCGGCTACCCAGGCCTTGGAGACCCTGCAGAAAGATCTCGACCAGTTTCCCCCGGAGTTGGCCCAGACTCTGCGTCCGAGCCTGTCCAACCTTGAGGGCTTCAGCAAGACCGATCTGCTGGCCGCCGGCAAGCTGGCCGGTGATCCACAGGCCTTGTTGCTGCAGGCCGAACGCGAACTGAGCGCCAGCCTCGACCAACTGGCCCAATACGCCAATGGCGCCCCGGCCTACCTGCCACCGTTGTTTGCCGCTTCGCAGCACCTGGGCCGGTTGTCCCTCACGCGGGACAAACTGGTCAGCAGTGGCCGTAGCGAATTGGCCGCCGATGTCGAACGGGAACTGGCGAGCATCCGTGTCGAAGCCGAACGCCTCGACAGCCTGCCACTGCTGGGCGTCACCGTCAGCAGCGAATCGGGCAGCGATGATTTCGCCGCGCTGATGGGCCTGGAAACCCAGGAAAAAACCGTCGCCGAAGACGCCGGCATCGCCCTCAAGCGCGAACTCAACAGCCTGCTCGGCCGTTATCCGGCGGAATTGACCCGCACCCGCGAACTGATCCAGAAACGCACCGAACTGAGCAATGCAACGCACCTGAAAATCGCCGATGTGCAAACGGCGATCGATACCCTGGAACCGGCGGTCCGGGCTCAGCATGGGCAGATCCAGGGAGAGGTTCGCATGATCCAGGGCGTGATGATCGGCCTGATCCTGCTGATCGCGCTGCTGATCGACACCTTGCAGCGGCGCCTGGCCCGGACCTTGACGCACCTGGCTCCAGCCCTGTCGACCTGGGCCGAGGGGGATTTCAGCCGGGACATCCACGTGGGCGCCAGCAACCGCGAAATGCAGGACATCGGGGCTTCGCTCAATCGCCTGCGCGCTTACCTGGTGGACCTGGTGGGCACCATTCGGGTGAACGCCGAACAGGTCGCCGGCAGCAGCCGGGCCCTGGCGGAGCTGAGCGGCGAGCTGCACAGCGGGGCCGAGCATCAGGCCGGCGACACGGCGCTGATCCGTGATTCCCTCAGCGAACTGGAGGCGACGATCCAGCAAGTGGCCGGCGATGCCAGCCAGGCCGCCGACGCCAGCCGCAGCGCCGGGCAAGCGGTGGAGCAAGGGCAGAAAGTCATCGGTTTGAGCCTCACGGGCCTGCATGCGCTGGTGGGGGAAGTGCAAGGCAACGCGCAGATGATCGAACAACTGGCTGAGGAATCCGCAACCATCGGGGGCGTGCTGACGGTGATTCGCTCGATTGCCGACCAGACCAACCTGCTGGCTCTCAACGCGGCCATCGAAGCGGCTCGCGCCGGGGAAATGGGCCGGGGCTTTGCGGTGGTGGCCGAGGAAGTCCGCTCCCTGGCCCAGCGCACGGCCGGCGCCACCGCCGAAATCCAGACGCTGATCGCCCGCCTGCAACTGGCCGCACGCCAGTCGGTGGACGGCATGCGCGCCCAGGTCGAACACGCCGAAGCCACCGCCAACCAGGCGCAAGCGGCCGACGGCGCGCTGGATGAGATCGTCGGCGCCATCCAGACCATCTCCGACACGGCAGTACGCATCGCCGACGTCACCGCCCAACAAAGCGGTGCCGTCAGCGAAATCCGCGATCACAGCGAGCGCATTCACCAACTGGGCGGGGACAACCTGCTGCGCATCGGCCAGGGCCGGGAACAGGGCGACAATCTCCTGGTACTCGGCGGGCGTTTGCACACCGCCGTGCAAGCGTTTCGGGTCTAG
- a CDS encoding GGDEF domain-containing response regulator translates to MTEPEDPSRERLKHHFAQRVIHQARQILEIWQRLQRSEWSSTDLSELSEANLRLLRFAERFEQPEHSLLAQGISQSLQAVDANRGRLSSHLITEINRLMQRLSRTGLRHGDQLEQTFLPPLRKPIYVMLQDHDRAERLAKQLEFFGLSAQALDSVAAFRASMVERLPAAIVMDVDFSGPGTGLKLAAEAQEGLEQPLPLLFFSLLETDTPTRLAAVRAGGQEFLTGTLEASSLLEKIEVLTCVAQYDPYKVLIIDDSRAQALHTERLLNSAGIITRTLIEPIQAMAELADFQPDLIILDMYMPACTGTELAKVIRHNDRYVSVPIIYLSAEDDLDKQLDAMSEGGDDFLTKPIKPRHLITTVRNRAARARNLKARMVRDSLTGLYNHTHILQLLEDCSFRARREGKPLSFAMLDIDHFKRVNDSHGHPMGDRVIKSLALFLKQRLRKTDFIGRYGGEEFAIVMPDTDIDAACKVLDEIRQRFAEIHYPAQPHDLWCTFSAGVVEMSDDSDSLMMASQADEALYRAKHAGRNRVQSARQSKQSATFSSESTDSVINL, encoded by the coding sequence ATGACCGAGCCAGAAGACCCCAGCCGTGAGCGCCTCAAGCACCACTTTGCCCAGCGGGTAATTCATCAGGCTCGTCAGATCCTGGAGATTTGGCAGCGCCTGCAACGCAGTGAGTGGTCAAGCACCGACCTGTCGGAGCTCAGCGAGGCCAATCTGCGCCTGCTGCGCTTCGCCGAGCGCTTCGAACAGCCCGAGCATTCCCTGCTGGCCCAAGGCATCAGCCAGTCGCTGCAAGCGGTGGACGCCAATCGCGGGCGCCTGAGCAGCCACCTGATCACCGAAATCAACCGCCTGATGCAGCGCTTGTCGCGCACCGGCCTGCGCCATGGCGACCAGCTCGAACAAACTTTCCTGCCGCCGCTGCGCAAACCCATCTACGTGATGCTGCAGGACCATGACCGCGCCGAACGCCTGGCCAAGCAATTGGAGTTCTTCGGCCTCAGCGCCCAGGCGCTGGACAGTGTCGCGGCGTTCCGGGCCTCGATGGTTGAGCGCCTACCGGCGGCGATTGTCATGGACGTGGACTTCAGCGGCCCGGGCACCGGCCTGAAACTGGCCGCCGAAGCCCAGGAAGGCCTGGAACAACCGTTGCCGCTGCTGTTCTTCAGCTTGCTGGAAACCGACACCCCGACACGCCTGGCCGCGGTACGCGCCGGCGGACAGGAATTCCTCACCGGCACTCTCGAAGCCTCGAGCCTGCTGGAAAAGATCGAAGTGCTGACCTGCGTCGCCCAGTACGACCCCTACAAAGTGCTGATCATCGATGACTCCCGCGCCCAGGCCTTGCACACCGAACGCCTGCTCAACAGCGCCGGCATCATCACCCGCACGCTGATCGAGCCGATCCAGGCCATGGCCGAGCTGGCGGATTTCCAGCCCGACCTGATCATCCTCGACATGTACATGCCAGCCTGCACCGGCACGGAGCTGGCCAAAGTGATCCGTCACAATGACCGCTACGTCAGCGTGCCGATCATCTACCTGTCCGCCGAAGACGACTTGGACAAGCAACTCGATGCCATGAGCGAAGGCGGCGACGATTTCCTGACCAAGCCGATCAAGCCCCGGCACTTGATCACCACCGTGCGCAACCGTGCCGCCCGGGCGCGCAACCTCAAGGCGCGGATGGTGCGCGACAGCCTCACCGGCCTGTACAACCACACCCATATCCTGCAACTGCTCGAGGATTGCAGCTTCCGCGCCCGTCGCGAAGGCAAGCCCCTTAGCTTTGCCATGCTCGACATCGACCACTTCAAACGGGTCAATGACAGCCACGGCCATCCCATGGGCGACCGGGTGATCAAGAGCCTGGCGCTGTTTCTCAAGCAACGCCTGCGCAAGACCGACTTCATCGGCCGTTACGGCGGCGAAGAGTTCGCCATCGTCATGCCCGACACCGACATCGACGCCGCCTGCAAGGTGCTGGACGAGATTCGCCAGCGCTTTGCTGAAATCCACTACCCGGCCCAGCCCCATGATTTGTGGTGCACCTTCAGCGCTGGCGTGGTGGAGATGAGCGATGATTCCGACAGCCTGATGATGGCCAGTCAGGCGGACGAAGCGCTGTACCGCGCCAAGCACGCCGGGCGCAACCGGGTACAGAGCGCCCGGCAATCAAAGCAAAGTGCCACCTTTTCATCGGAATCGACTGATTCAGTCATAAACCTGTAA
- a CDS encoding NUDIX hydrolase, producing MSESPREVAHRVASDAELIAWVDEHDNLLGSLVRSELRERGLIGRGTYIMLFNSAGELCVHRRTLSKAIYPGFWDVAAGGMVQADETYAESAARELAEELGVSGVELTAHDHFYFEDPGSRLWCSAFSAVWDGPLVLQPEEVLEARFLPLEQVLDEIQRMPYCPDSLAALERYLRIHGSDVAKKL from the coding sequence ATGAGCGAAAGCCCCCGGGAGGTCGCTCACCGAGTGGCCTCGGATGCCGAGCTGATCGCGTGGGTCGACGAGCACGACAACCTGCTCGGCAGCCTGGTGCGTTCGGAGTTGCGCGAGCGCGGCCTGATCGGACGCGGCACCTACATCATGCTGTTCAATTCGGCCGGTGAACTGTGCGTTCACCGGCGCACCCTGAGCAAAGCCATCTACCCGGGTTTCTGGGACGTGGCGGCGGGTGGCATGGTCCAGGCCGACGAGACCTACGCCGAGTCGGCCGCCCGTGAGCTGGCTGAGGAACTGGGCGTGAGCGGCGTGGAGCTGACCGCCCACGACCATTTTTATTTCGAAGACCCCGGTAGTCGCCTGTGGTGCTCGGCGTTTTCGGCGGTGTGGGACGGCCCGTTGGTCCTGCAACCTGAAGAAGTCCTCGAAGCGCGTTTCCTGCCGCTTGAACAGGTGCTCGATGAAATCCAGCGCATGCCTTACTGCCCGGACTCCCTGGCGGCACTTGAACGCTATTTGCGCATCCACGGTAGCGACGTCGCAAAGAAGCTATAA
- a CDS encoding translation initiation factor Sui1, whose translation MAKKAASFAALGGLVFSTDAGRHCPDCRQPVDACICKQTAIPEGDGIARVRRESKGRGGKTVTTITGVPLAEDALKELATTLKKRCGTGGALKDGIIEIQGDHVELLLAELVKHGFKAKKSGG comes from the coding sequence GTGGCCAAAAAAGCCGCATCCTTCGCCGCCCTGGGCGGCCTGGTATTTTCTACCGACGCCGGTCGTCATTGCCCTGATTGCCGTCAACCGGTGGATGCCTGCATCTGCAAACAGACCGCCATCCCGGAAGGTGACGGCATCGCCCGTGTGCGCCGTGAAAGCAAAGGTCGCGGCGGCAAGACGGTGACCACGATCACCGGCGTGCCGTTGGCCGAAGACGCGCTCAAGGAACTGGCCACCACGTTGAAGAAGCGCTGTGGCACCGGTGGCGCGTTGAAAGACGGCATCATCGAGATCCAGGGCGATCACGTCGAGCTGCTGTTGGCGGAACTGGTCAAGCACGGCTTCAAGGCAAAGAAATCCGGCGGCTAG